The Amphiura filiformis chromosome 12, Afil_fr2py, whole genome shotgun sequence genome includes a region encoding these proteins:
- the LOC140166936 gene encoding sodium-coupled monocarboxylate transporter 1-like yields the protein MADNFESPSQTFSLFDYVILTLMLLISTAIGIYHAFSGGRQKTTSEFLLADRTVHPIVSALSQVASFISGITMLGTPAETYIYGSMYWLYGFSMIITGFITSCLFIPVFMRLEITSIYEFLYLGIVLYAPALALSAVAGISLWGSVIAIGIICTFYTTIGGMWAVLWTDVFQVIVMIAAFISVIIGGCMKLGGMDTMWQIAEEGGRVDFWDFRVDPTIRHTFWSVVIGGGMTWGTMYCTNQAQLQRCIAVGSLKRAQITLILSFIGIIIVISLACLCGLTMYANYVGCDPLARNRIDKSDQLLVFFIMDLFANAPGLSGFFTSGVFSAALSTLSSSLNALVAVTIEDFVKPFWKDMSDDYLTKLSKLLVLIYGVLVIFIALLVSVMSTEILQLALGLFGIIGGPLIGLFSLGMFFPWTNSKGAISGLVFGLIITLWIGIGALIYPPYVPKLPVSTDGCLNTSLPVYTTQDTYTLEEHQYQFALSTFYSISYAWYASIGYACTVLFGLLISFVTGEFY from the exons ATGGCTGATAATTTTGAATCTCCATCTCAAACTTTCTCTTTATTCGATTACGTGATCCTTACACTTATGCTACTCATCTCAACGGCTATTGGTATCTACCACGCTTTTTCTGGAGGAAGACAGAAAACTACGAGTGAATTTTTGCTAGCGGATCGTACAGTCCATCCAATTGTATCTGCATTATCTCAGGTAGCAAGTTTTATTTCAGGCATTACAATGCTGGGAACACCAGCTGAAACATATATATATGGCTCCATGTATTGGCTCTATGGATTTTCAATGATTATAACTGGTTTCATCACTTCCTGTTTGTTTATACCGGTGTTCATGAGACTTGAGATTACCAGTATCTACGAG TTTTTATATTTGGGTATCGTGCTGTATGCTCCAGCTCTGGCATTAAGTGCAG TTGCTGGTATAAGCTTATGGGGATCTGTAATAGCGATTGGCATTATTTGTACTTTCTATACAACAATA GGTGGAATGTGGGCTGTTTTGTGGACAGATGTATTCCAGGTGATAGTGATGATAGCCGCATTTATATCCGTCATTATTGGTGGATGTATGAAGTTGGGCGGTATGGATACCATGTGGCAAATTGCCGAAGAAGGAGGACGAGTCGATTTCTGGGA CTTTCGTGTGGACCCAACCATCAGACATACGTTCTGGTCCGTTGTGATTGGAGGAGGAATGACATGGGGCACGATGTACTGTACAAATCAAGCACAACTACAGAGATGTATTGCAGTTGGTTCCTTAAAAAGGGCTCAAAT AACCTTGATACTTTCGTTCATTGGTATTATAATAGTTATATCATTGGCGTGTCTTTGTGGCCTCACGATGTATGCTAACTATGTTGGGTGTGATCCCTTGGCAAGGAATCGCATTGATAAGTCAGATCAg CTATTAGTATTTTTCATCATGGATCTTTTCGCTAATGCACCCGGATTGTCAGGCTTCTTTACATCTGGTGTTTTCAGTGCTGCACTAAG TACTTTATCATCAAGTTTGAACGCACTGGTGGCTGTAACCATCGAAGACTTTGTGAAACCTTTTTGGAAGGACATGTCAGACGATTACTTGACAAAACTTAGTAAACTATTAG TCTTGATATATGGCGTACTTGTTATATTCATTGCCTTACTTGTTTCAGTGATGTCAACAGAAATCCTACAG CTTGCTCTAGGATTATTTGGGATAATAGGAGGACCATTAATAGGACTATTCAGCTTAGGAATGTTCTTTCCTTGGACAAATTCTAAG GGTGCAATAAGTGGTCTTGTGTTTggtttaataattacattatggaTTGGCATAGGAGCATTAATATATCCACCTTATGTACCCAAATTACCTGTATCTACTGATGGGTGTCTTAATACAAGCCTACCTGTGTACACGACGCAGGACACTTATACGTTAGAAGAACATCAGTATCA ATTTGCATTATCCACGTTCTATTCCATATCGTACGCATGGTACGCATCTATTGGGTATGCTTGTACAGTATTATTTGGACTGCTGATTAGCTTTGTAACAGGTGAGTTCTAT